In one window of Chryseobacterium sp. JV274 DNA:
- a CDS encoding SusD/RagB family nutrient-binding outer membrane lipoprotein has product MKNKLYIIALSSLLLGSVSCSDYLDINENPDKIAANNLAPNFVFPGAVTNSYYVQARRLNLFAGIMMNSVAGNSYSYGTPFVDEYSPNITSAFYADIWDQLFRNVSNFQFVIDYTDPTGEYTQYKAMSKIMKAYYVQTLTDLWGDMPYSEAFKRELNLTPKYDKGEDIYKASIADIESAIQMIDSNQGSNPGTSDVVFKGSMSSWKAFANTLKLRYLIRMSNVTGDLATYRDQKLATLQGATFSAADVTVNPGYSSGSDAQQNPWMNYNVYNSSGAQPQNWTLVVPSEHISIALNGNAVHLEGQATAPDTRSVYQKFNGIVDGRRGRIFTLVATKDNAGISTSNVEGVRQGATPGQPGAPSLRSVSRAGDGLIAGSQTIIATDPAGRKAELIQKGSSKAGVLMTKAETEFLLAEAALRYPSQFSGAQSHFQAGITASYTYLGASGAAAYITSVNAVPKLGWAGTDTNKMEAIMTQKWIALTGINPEQSYFDYTRTSYPETPLPTISLKAVKPNRLLYPNSEYQSNVNNVPNMAADDVFAKNKFTPFWARN; this is encoded by the coding sequence ATGAAAAATAAATTATATATAATTGCATTGTCAAGTTTATTACTTGGATCTGTTTCATGTAGTGATTATCTTGATATTAATGAAAATCCGGATAAAATTGCTGCAAATAACCTAGCACCTAACTTTGTTTTTCCGGGGGCTGTTACAAACAGTTATTATGTGCAGGCAAGAAGATTGAATCTTTTCGCAGGAATAATGATGAATAGTGTTGCGGGAAATTCTTATTCTTACGGAACACCTTTTGTAGATGAGTATTCTCCAAATATAACGAGTGCATTCTATGCTGATATTTGGGATCAGTTATTCAGAAACGTATCTAACTTCCAGTTTGTTATAGATTATACTGATCCAACAGGAGAGTATACTCAATATAAAGCAATGTCTAAGATCATGAAAGCTTATTATGTTCAGACATTAACAGATTTATGGGGAGATATGCCATATTCTGAAGCGTTCAAAAGGGAATTAAATCTGACTCCTAAATATGATAAAGGAGAAGATATTTATAAAGCTTCCATTGCGGATATAGAAAGTGCCATCCAAATGATTGATTCAAATCAAGGATCTAACCCTGGTACCTCTGATGTTGTTTTTAAAGGCTCAATGAGCAGCTGGAAAGCTTTCGCAAATACTTTGAAGCTAAGATATCTTATCAGAATGTCTAATGTTACAGGAGATTTAGCGACTTATAGGGACCAAAAATTAGCAACTTTGCAGGGGGCTACATTTAGTGCTGCTGATGTTACCGTGAATCCTGGATATTCTTCAGGTTCTGATGCTCAGCAAAACCCATGGATGAACTATAATGTTTATAACAGTTCAGGAGCTCAGCCTCAAAACTGGACATTAGTAGTACCTTCTGAACATATCTCTATTGCTTTAAATGGTAATGCTGTGCATTTAGAAGGGCAGGCTACAGCTCCCGATACTAGAAGCGTATATCAGAAGTTTAACGGAATTGTTGACGGAAGAAGAGGTAGAATCTTTACATTGGTTGCAACCAAAGATAATGCAGGAATCTCTACCAGCAACGTTGAAGGAGTAAGACAAGGTGCCACTCCTGGACAGCCAGGTGCTCCGTCACTTAGATCGGTTTCTAGAGCTGGTGATGGTTTAATTGCGGGATCTCAAACAATCATTGCTACAGATCCTGCTGGAAGAAAAGCTGAATTAATTCAGAAAGGTTCTTCAAAAGCTGGTGTTCTAATGACAAAAGCTGAAACAGAATTTTTATTAGCTGAAGCTGCTTTACGTTATCCTTCACAGTTCTCTGGTGCTCAATCTCACTTCCAGGCTGGTATCACTGCATCTTATACTTATCTAGGTGCATCTGGTGCTGCAGCTTATATTACAAGTGTAAATGCTGTGCCAAAATTAGGTTGGGCTGGTACTGATACTAATAAGATGGAGGCAATCATGACTCAAAAATGGATTGCTTTAACAGGAATCAATCCTGAACAGTCTTATTTCGATTATACAAGAACGTCTTATCCGGAAACTCCGTTACCTACAATCTCACTTAAAGCTGTTAAGCCTAACAGATTGTTGTATCCAAACTCCGAATATCAATCTAACGTCAACAATGTTCCAAACATGGCGGCTGATGATGTTTTTGCTAAAAATAAGTTTACCCCATTCTGGGCTAGAAACTAA
- a CDS encoding SusC/RagA family TonB-linked outer membrane protein: MKKLTASVFAVVLSSSFVMMSAQNTKDTLKTKNIEEIVVTGALGIKKKADAVTNAQQIVNTKELNQAAAPGAVQALTGKVSGLQITNTNSSVDPTFKIILRGSKSITGNNQALVVIDNVISDATVLNSLPPEIIQSVNVIKGLQGAALYGSQGVNGAIIVTTKRGTKSEKIQINLTSAVEVTQGFKYPLVQKKYGKGVQDDSYSDVDYGGTNYVPWENMSWGPAYDYPGFGGTLVPSGLPQADGSFIYERFSPVKDHFSKFFTNGVSFQNGVSVNAGGSDGYAFMSINRLDNTFVVDGDKMRQNNFLFKGGKKLGKLRIDGQFNYIGRLVNKTDSDLYDNILQMPSTNDIRNYRNSGIGGYLTAYSTNPYWIAQHSRYNTNRDYLNGILSLQYEINKNINISYTGNLNLTTTKQDNWNDGSTGTIRYANTGVPFLDSHTLNQFGSPDVTGYYFSRIYNDRKYYGDLMVNFDYDLTSDLNLKFNIGNNIQDGYSTARTNGGTGLFIPGWYNYNNVSNPSQYGNTDLQADGGYMDNYTTRSRVFAGFVNMDLAYKDYLFLNGTFRYEKNSLYTKNSRDPLTNNRLTDNKGYGYYSVGVSFIPTKAFDFGGDVLNYMKIAPSFTKVGNSTGINAFNTNPVGNIATGYPFGSMPSYILSTAITNPNIKPEFVNTFDLNVALGFFKDRITLEGSVYQSTTQDLISSITPSNTTGLSSYRDNIGKSRMRGFEVDLGITPIKTQDITWNLHAGYAMSRTKLLELNSGAERVPILTYTTPSVGLAAVVGENFYSIVGTTYQRDPNGNIIVNSNGVPLVDSSTKVLGSLNPDYTMTFNTSFKYKAFTLSAVADYRKGGKFVSFSKRLLAFTGALEETASQDRTQGYIVPGSVQLVNGSYVPNSTPAYGADYNGATTYWSGSIYRNVGENLVVDATAFKVREIAISYDVPKSVLNSTFVNSLSLSLYARNPIIIYSKDNRNFADPETASSNDNASGIALTTQYPTTRTFGFKINATF, from the coding sequence ATGAAGAAATTAACTGCGAGTGTATTTGCGGTTGTGCTATCATCCTCATTTGTGATGATGTCCGCCCAAAACACGAAGGATACTCTAAAAACCAAAAATATTGAGGAAATAGTTGTTACTGGTGCCTTGGGTATTAAGAAAAAAGCCGACGCTGTTACAAATGCGCAGCAGATAGTAAACACTAAAGAACTAAATCAGGCTGCTGCTCCAGGAGCTGTTCAGGCATTAACAGGAAAAGTGTCTGGACTACAAATTACCAACACAAACAGTTCTGTTGATCCAACTTTTAAAATTATTTTGAGAGGATCAAAATCAATTACGGGTAACAACCAGGCTTTAGTTGTTATTGATAATGTGATTTCAGATGCTACCGTTCTTAACTCTTTACCTCCGGAAATCATTCAGAGTGTGAATGTTATTAAAGGATTACAGGGAGCTGCTTTGTACGGTTCTCAAGGGGTTAACGGAGCGATTATTGTTACAACTAAAAGAGGTACAAAATCAGAAAAAATTCAAATTAATCTAACTTCTGCCGTTGAAGTTACGCAAGGATTTAAATATCCTCTTGTACAGAAAAAATACGGAAAAGGAGTTCAGGATGACAGTTATAGTGATGTTGATTACGGTGGTACTAACTATGTGCCATGGGAAAATATGTCTTGGGGACCTGCATACGACTATCCGGGATTCGGAGGTACATTGGTTCCAAGTGGTTTGCCACAAGCTGACGGCTCATTTATTTATGAAAGATTTTCTCCTGTAAAAGATCACTTCTCAAAATTCTTCACCAACGGTGTTAGTTTCCAGAATGGTGTAAGTGTAAATGCAGGTGGTTCTGATGGCTATGCATTCATGTCGATCAACAGACTTGATAACACGTTTGTTGTAGACGGAGATAAAATGAGACAAAATAACTTCTTATTCAAAGGAGGGAAAAAGCTTGGAAAACTAAGAATTGATGGTCAGTTCAATTATATCGGTAGATTAGTTAATAAGACTGATTCTGATTTATATGATAATATTTTACAAATGCCATCTACCAATGATATCAGAAATTATAGAAATTCTGGAATCGGAGGATACCTTACAGCTTATTCTACAAACCCGTACTGGATTGCACAGCATTCAAGATATAATACAAACAGAGATTATTTAAACGGGATATTGTCGTTGCAATATGAGATTAATAAAAATATCAATATTAGTTATACAGGGAACTTAAACCTTACTACAACTAAGCAGGATAACTGGAATGATGGCTCTACAGGGACTATTCGTTATGCTAATACTGGAGTTCCTTTCTTGGATAGTCATACCTTAAATCAGTTTGGATCTCCGGATGTTACAGGTTATTACTTCAGCAGAATATATAATGACAGAAAGTATTATGGAGATTTAATGGTGAATTTTGATTATGATTTAACATCAGATCTAAATTTGAAATTTAATATTGGTAACAACATCCAGGACGGTTATTCTACTGCAAGAACAAATGGAGGAACTGGACTGTTTATTCCAGGTTGGTATAATTATAATAACGTATCTAATCCATCTCAATATGGAAATACCGACCTTCAAGCAGATGGTGGGTATATGGATAATTATACTACCAGAAGCAGAGTATTTGCAGGATTTGTAAACATGGATTTAGCATATAAAGACTATTTATTCTTAAATGGGACTTTCAGATATGAAAAAAATTCACTTTACACTAAAAATAGCAGGGACCCGCTAACAAATAATAGATTGACTGATAATAAAGGTTACGGTTATTATTCAGTTGGGGTATCTTTCATTCCGACTAAAGCTTTTGATTTTGGAGGGGATGTACTAAACTATATGAAAATTGCTCCGAGTTTTACAAAAGTAGGAAACTCAACTGGTATTAATGCATTTAATACCAATCCTGTAGGTAATATTGCTACAGGATATCCTTTCGGATCAATGCCATCTTATATTTTGTCTACTGCGATTACTAATCCTAATATTAAGCCTGAGTTTGTAAATACTTTTGATTTAAATGTCGCTTTAGGATTCTTTAAAGATAGAATTACTTTAGAGGGGTCTGTTTATCAGTCTACTACCCAGGATTTGATTAGTAGTATTACTCCTTCAAACACTACTGGTTTGTCTTCTTACAGAGATAATATTGGTAAGTCTAGAATGAGAGGATTTGAAGTTGATTTAGGAATTACTCCAATTAAAACACAAGACATTACTTGGAATCTTCACGCGGGTTATGCAATGTCTAGAACAAAATTATTAGAACTAAACAGTGGTGCAGAAAGAGTACCTATCTTGACTTATACGACTCCTTCTGTTGGTTTGGCTGCAGTAGTTGGTGAGAACTTCTATTCAATTGTTGGAACAACTTATCAAAGAGATCCAAATGGTAACATCATTGTAAACTCCAATGGAGTACCATTAGTGGATTCTTCAACAAAAGTATTAGGAAGTTTGAATCCTGATTACACGATGACATTTAATACTTCTTTTAAATATAAAGCGTTTACCCTATCAGCTGTAGCTGATTACCGCAAAGGAGGTAAGTTTGTATCGTTTTCAAAAAGATTGTTAGCATTTACAGGAGCACTTGAAGAAACGGCAAGCCAGGACAGAACTCAAGGGTATATTGTACCAGGCTCAGTACAGCTTGTTAATGGTTCATATGTTCCAAACTCAACACCAGCGTATGGTGCTGATTATAATGGTGCAACAACATATTGGTCAGGCTCAATCTACAGAAACGTTGGGGAAAATCTTGTTGTAGATGCAACAGCATTTAAAGTAAGAGAGATTGCAATATCTTATGATGTTCCAAAGTCTGTTTTAAATTCTACCTTCGTCAATAGCCTTAGTTTGAGTTTATATGCAAGAAACCCAATTATTATTTATTCTAAAGATAATAGAAACTTTGCTGATCCAGAAACGGCAAGTAGTAATGATAATGCTTCGGGGATTGCATTAACAACCCAGTATCCTACAACAAGAACTTTTGGTTTTAAAATTAACGCAACTTTTTAA
- a CDS encoding SusD/RagB family nutrient-binding outer membrane lipoprotein, with protein MKKLFLIIGLASLALTFTSCERDITSLNEDTKHPTEVPSGVLFASAEHALLDQLLSANVNRNITRFFTQQWSETTYTDETNYDMVTRPIPRNHYNRMMASASATINSPGVLSALRDARRFLESEGVDAVTKNNNIAMIELVNVYAWANLVDTYGDIPYFGALKATAENPGSAEIPYDDAKTVYLDLIKRIDAAIAMINTSGSGYTNDLIYKGDMNKWKKMGNSLKFRMAVTLADSDPALAKTYAEAAYTAGLLTEKADNFGLQTFPSGLLSNPVYQDVIQSGRNDFVPSDVLVDFMNTTSDPRRATWFTKVAGAYVGGVYGDQNVFNDYSHFTNVISGENAQGFLLDYSEIQFLRTEAAARGFSVGDTAANLYTAAITASMTEYGIDAPTANAFIAANPYNAANWKKSVGEQAWIAMFNKGFQAWNFARRLDFPVFQNPGGSVVESVPVRMKYSDQEYLLNAKNVNAAASKIGGDKVSTKLFWDKF; from the coding sequence ATGAAAAAATTATTTTTAATTATAGGTTTAGCTTCATTAGCGTTAACATTTACATCGTGTGAAAGAGACATCACTTCACTGAATGAAGATACTAAACACCCAACTGAAGTTCCATCAGGAGTACTTTTTGCCAGTGCTGAACATGCACTTCTTGATCAGTTACTGTCTGCTAATGTAAACCGTAACATTACCAGGTTTTTTACACAGCAGTGGTCAGAAACGACTTACACTGATGAGACTAATTACGATATGGTGACAAGACCAATTCCAAGAAATCACTATAATCGTATGATGGCATCTGCATCAGCAACCATTAACTCTCCGGGAGTATTATCTGCACTAAGAGATGCAAGAAGATTTCTTGAGAGTGAAGGCGTAGATGCTGTTACCAAAAACAATAATATTGCCATGATTGAATTGGTAAATGTGTATGCATGGGCTAATTTAGTGGACACCTACGGAGATATTCCTTATTTTGGAGCATTAAAAGCTACAGCTGAAAATCCGGGAAGTGCAGAAATTCCTTATGATGATGCTAAAACAGTATATCTGGATCTTATTAAAAGAATTGATGCTGCAATCGCTATGATTAATACTTCCGGTAGTGGATATACTAATGATTTGATCTACAAAGGAGATATGAACAAATGGAAAAAAATGGGTAATTCATTGAAGTTCAGAATGGCAGTAACTTTAGCAGATTCTGATCCGGCTTTGGCTAAAACTTATGCAGAAGCTGCTTACACCGCTGGATTATTAACTGAAAAAGCAGATAATTTCGGATTGCAGACTTTCCCATCAGGATTATTGTCAAACCCTGTTTATCAGGACGTAATTCAATCTGGTAGAAATGACTTTGTTCCGTCTGATGTCCTTGTAGATTTCATGAATACTACATCTGACCCGAGAAGAGCAACATGGTTTACAAAGGTTGCTGGTGCTTATGTTGGTGGAGTATATGGTGATCAGAATGTTTTCAATGATTACTCTCACTTTACAAACGTTATTTCAGGTGAAAATGCACAAGGCTTCTTATTAGATTATTCTGAAATTCAATTCTTAAGAACTGAAGCTGCCGCGAGAGGCTTTAGTGTTGGAGATACTGCTGCTAATTTATATACAGCTGCTATTACCGCATCAATGACTGAGTACGGTATAGATGCTCCTACAGCAAATGCATTTATTGCAGCAAACCCATATAACGCTGCCAATTGGAAAAAATCTGTTGGGGAGCAGGCATGGATAGCGATGTTCAATAAAGGATTCCAGGCATGGAATTTTGCAAGAAGATTAGACTTCCCTGTATTTCAAAATCCAGGAGGTTCTGTAGTAGAATCAGTACCGGTAAGAATGAAATATTCTGACCAGGAATACCTTCTTAATGCTAAGAATGTAAATGCTGCCGCTTCAAAAATTGGAGGTGATAAAGTATCAACAAAACTGTTTTGGGATAAATTTTAA
- a CDS encoding SusC/RagA family TonB-linked outer membrane protein, whose product MKKLTASLLVLVLSSSIAVANAQQKNDTIKTKEIEGVVVTALGIKREKKSLGYASEEVKAAELTGGTTNTGNVASLLSGKVAGLQVNTNNNFGGSANLLIRGYKSLSGGSPLIVIDGSPVNNNTVTGSTFDYGNFLSDINQEDIESVNVLKGAAASALYGERGSDGVILIVTKSGRGNNDGSWGVTLNSGITAGFIDKSTFPTYQTKYGAGYGGQAWNEDPGPGGYNYANFVDDASYGPAFNPNQLVYQWDSFDPSSPNYGKATPWVAAKNGPIKFFETPVTYINTITIEKGNKTSNLSLSYSNMLSNGLMPNSELRKNTISAKFNHDFTDKLHASVFTTLTLQDTRGRNETGYSDNIVSGFRQWWQTNVDVLALRDAYANNGNSNFSWNRSSAADGTPQYWNNPYFQRYQNYQSDDRTRIFSYAQLKYDVSKNFGITGKLSYDDLQMVVEERLMNGSLPQAFGASGLNVSSGYARTNVKNTEINFDLFANYKFDITSDLSVSGIAGGNVRRNLVDNIFMSTEGGLSKPGLFAISNSIRTILPPDENYAKWVTSSLYATASFGYKNFLFVDGTYRVDQSSNLPKGNNSYGYPSVTGAVILSEFVKQPWLSFWKLRANYAEVGSSTNNFRLVNTFKARGEGLFDQPYFLANPNLKPQRSKETEFGMEAQFFKNRLGFDVAIYKTRTFDQIINLPVSSATGYRTFLVNAGQIDNKGVEVQLNGTPFKTDNFTWDVNVNWSKNENKVIALNGDSQNYLMASYQGGVSLNARVGESFGALVGSDYVYNANGDRVIDPATGRYLRNNNQVIGNITPDWVGGIRNSFRYKDFTVSFLIDVKKGGDVFSTDMYYGLATGLYAETADYREGGFVHPGVNPNGNVNTTPAINPGSFGNVDGYRRMPNKRFVYDASYVKLREASIGYSLPKSILANTSIRDAKISIVGRNLWIIHKNLPYADPEAGTGNGLGAKGNSIGVLPTTRDIGIDLTLKF is encoded by the coding sequence ATGAAGAAACTAACAGCAAGTCTTCTTGTTTTAGTACTGTCATCTTCCATAGCTGTTGCTAACGCCCAGCAAAAGAATGATACTATTAAAACAAAAGAAATTGAGGGGGTGGTTGTTACCGCACTCGGGATTAAAAGAGAGAAAAAATCTCTTGGTTATGCTTCTGAAGAAGTAAAAGCTGCGGAATTAACCGGTGGAACGACCAATACTGGTAACGTAGCATCTCTTCTTTCAGGAAAAGTGGCCGGATTACAGGTAAATACAAACAACAACTTTGGCGGATCTGCTAACCTTTTGATCAGAGGATATAAATCCTTATCAGGAGGATCTCCACTTATTGTAATTGATGGTTCACCAGTTAATAATAATACCGTAACCGGGTCTACATTTGATTATGGTAACTTTCTTTCAGACATCAACCAGGAAGATATTGAATCTGTAAACGTACTGAAGGGTGCTGCTGCATCTGCTTTGTACGGCGAAAGAGGAAGCGATGGGGTAATCCTGATTGTAACTAAAAGTGGAAGGGGTAATAACGACGGAAGTTGGGGTGTTACTCTAAACTCAGGAATTACAGCCGGATTTATTGATAAATCTACTTTCCCTACTTACCAAACCAAATATGGAGCAGGATATGGAGGACAAGCATGGAACGAAGATCCTGGACCTGGAGGTTACAATTATGCCAACTTTGTAGATGATGCCTCTTATGGACCGGCATTTAATCCTAACCAATTGGTTTACCAATGGGATTCATTTGATCCCTCTTCTCCAAACTATGGAAAAGCTACACCTTGGGTTGCCGCGAAAAACGGACCCATTAAATTCTTTGAAACACCAGTCACTTATATTAATACAATTACCATTGAAAAAGGAAATAAAACTTCAAACCTTTCCTTATCATATTCCAATATGCTTTCCAATGGTTTGATGCCTAATTCAGAGCTGAGAAAAAATACAATTTCAGCGAAATTTAACCATGATTTCACAGATAAGCTCCATGCTTCTGTCTTTACCACTTTAACTTTACAAGATACGAGAGGGCGTAATGAAACGGGCTATTCAGATAATATTGTTTCTGGTTTCAGACAGTGGTGGCAGACCAACGTAGATGTGTTGGCATTAAGAGATGCTTATGCTAACAACGGAAACAGTAACTTTTCGTGGAACAGATCTAGCGCTGCAGATGGAACTCCTCAGTATTGGAATAACCCCTATTTCCAGAGATATCAGAATTATCAGTCTGATGACAGAACCAGAATATTCAGTTATGCTCAGTTGAAATACGATGTTTCTAAGAACTTCGGAATTACAGGGAAATTATCTTATGATGATTTACAGATGGTTGTAGAAGAAAGATTAATGAATGGATCATTGCCTCAGGCGTTTGGTGCATCTGGGCTTAATGTAAGTTCGGGATATGCAAGAACCAATGTGAAAAACACTGAGATCAACTTTGATTTATTTGCTAACTATAAATTTGATATTACTTCAGACCTAAGTGTTAGTGGAATTGCAGGGGGGAACGTTAGAAGAAATCTTGTTGACAATATTTTTATGAGCACAGAAGGAGGTTTGTCTAAGCCAGGTCTGTTTGCGATATCAAACTCAATAAGAACAATCCTTCCTCCTGATGAAAACTATGCAAAATGGGTTACTTCGAGTTTATATGCTACAGCATCTTTTGGATATAAAAACTTCTTATTTGTAGATGGTACTTATCGTGTAGACCAGTCTTCCAACTTGCCAAAAGGAAATAACAGCTATGGATATCCTTCCGTTACCGGTGCTGTTATTCTATCAGAATTTGTAAAACAACCTTGGTTAAGCTTCTGGAAATTGAGAGCAAACTACGCTGAAGTAGGTTCTTCTACCAATAATTTCAGATTAGTAAATACCTTCAAAGCAAGAGGAGAAGGATTATTCGATCAGCCTTACTTCCTTGCCAATCCAAACTTAAAACCTCAGAGATCTAAGGAAACTGAATTCGGTATGGAGGCTCAGTTTTTCAAAAACAGATTAGGTTTTGATGTTGCAATCTATAAAACAAGAACATTTGACCAGATCATCAACTTACCGGTTTCTTCTGCAACAGGATATAGAACATTCCTTGTAAACGCAGGACAGATTGATAATAAAGGTGTTGAAGTACAGTTAAACGGTACTCCATTTAAAACAGATAATTTTACATGGGATGTTAACGTGAACTGGTCTAAAAACGAAAATAAAGTTATTGCATTAAATGGTGATTCTCAGAATTACTTAATGGCAAGTTATCAGGGAGGAGTCTCCCTTAACGCACGAGTTGGAGAATCTTTTGGAGCTTTAGTAGGATCAGATTATGTATACAATGCTAATGGGGATAGAGTAATAGACCCTGCAACAGGTCGTTATTTAAGAAATAATAATCAGGTTATTGGTAATATCACTCCAGATTGGGTAGGAGGTATCAGAAACAGCTTCCGTTATAAAGATTTTACCGTAAGTTTCCTTATTGATGTGAAAAAAGGCGGGGACGTATTCTCTACCGATATGTATTACGGATTGGCAACTGGTCTTTACGCAGAAACTGCTGACTACAGAGAAGGAGGATTTGTGCATCCGGGAGTTAATCCAAATGGAAATGTAAATACAACACCTGCGATCAATCCTGGATCTTTTGGTAACGTTGACGGATATAGAAGAATGCCGAATAAAAGATTTGTGTATGATGCATCTTACGTAAAATTGAGAGAGGCAAGTATAGGATATAGTCTTCCTAAATCAATTCTTGCCAATACTTCTATTCGTGATGCAAAAATTTCAATTGTAGGTAGAAACCTTTGGATTATCCACAAAAACTTACCGTATGCAGATCCGGAAGCGGGTACAGGGAATGGTTTAGGGGCTAAAGGTAATTCTATCGGAGTGTTACCTACTACTCGTGATATTGGAATAGATTTAACTTTAAAATTCTAG
- a CDS encoding ribonuclease HII, with translation MELIKNWSNLYIEAGCDEVGRGCLSGPVVAAAVILDDDFKQNLVNDSKKLTFKTRMDLDSYIKDNVKDYAISELPPSFIDEHNILNASIHAMHRALDKLTVIPELILVDGNKFHPYNYIPHQCIIKGDSKVLSIAAASILAKNYRDKLMIQLHEEHPQYGWDTNFGYATKKHQEALIKYGPTSHHRQSFRLKYD, from the coding sequence ATGGAGCTAATAAAAAACTGGTCGAACCTTTATATCGAGGCTGGATGTGATGAAGTGGGAAGAGGATGCTTAAGCGGCCCGGTAGTGGCAGCGGCGGTAATACTGGATGATGATTTCAAACAAAACCTGGTGAATGATTCAAAAAAATTAACGTTCAAAACCCGAATGGACCTTGATAGTTATATTAAAGACAATGTGAAAGATTACGCCATATCAGAACTTCCTCCTTCGTTTATTGATGAACATAATATTCTTAATGCAAGCATTCACGCCATGCATCGGGCATTGGATAAACTTACCGTAATTCCAGAGCTTATTCTGGTAGATGGAAACAAATTCCATCCTTATAATTACATTCCACATCAGTGTATTATTAAAGGCGACTCTAAGGTTTTATCTATTGCAGCAGCATCAATTCTTGCTAAAAACTATAGGGATAAATTAATGATCCAGCTCCATGAAGAACATCCTCAATATGGTTGGGATACTAATTTTGGCTATGCTACAAAAAAGCATCAGGAAGCTCTTATAAAGTATGGCCCGACATCTCATCACAGACAATCTTTCAGACTGAAATATGATTGA